The following is a genomic window from Marinococcus sp. PL1-022.
CTAGGGAAATAGAGCAGCAGGCAGCGTTAAACGGTGTGGAAAACCAAATTCAGGTGTGCGAACAGAACGTAGTTGATACGGTCTTTCCGTATGAGGCATACGATTTAGCGGTTATCAATATCGGGGCAGATATTGCGCTGCGCTGGCTTGAACGCGCTGATTCTATAGAAGTGCTACCCCCGGTCATTATCATATCCGGGCTGGTGGACTGGTCGGTGGAACGTGTGAAAAAAGCATTCGGGGATAACAATTATGAGGATGTTTGGCACAAACAGACGAATGAATGGCACACTATATTATTTCAAAGGAGAGTCTGAGAATGACAAAGCCACATGTTTTTGTTACAAGACCAATGCCTCACTGGCTGACGGAAAAGCTCGAACAGGAAGCTGTGGTGGACGTGTGGGATAAAAACGAAGCGGTTCCCGAGGAGGAGTTAGTCCGGAGAACAGCGGAAGCAGATGGGTTGTTCTGTACTGTATCGGAGCCGGTGACGAGAAACGTTATTGAACAGGCGCCGCGGTTAAAAATAATAGCAACAATGGCAGTTGGATATAATAACATTGATCTGGAAGCGGCAGAGGAAAAGGGGGTTAAGGTGGCCCATACTCCCGGCATACTGACAGAAACGACAGCGGATCTCACTTTTGCTTTACTGATGACCGCAGCACGAAGGCTGCCGGAGGCCATGGACACTATCCGGCAGAATGAATGGGGGTCCTGGGCGCCGTTTGCATTTACAGGACAGGATATTTATGGTGCAACCCTGGGTATTATCGGCATGGGGCGTATCGGGGAAGCCGTGGCTAAAAGGGCTGGCGGTTTTGATATGAACATACTTTACCATAATCGTTCGCGGAAGCGGGAAGCGGAAGAACGGACGGGCGCTGTATACGCGGAGCTGAATGAACTTTTGGAGCAGGCTGACTTTATCTGCGTGCTGGCACCGGCCACCCCGGAAACAGAAAAGCTGATAAACGCGGAAGCTTTTCGTAAAATGAAAAAATCAGCTGTGTTTATTAATACCTCAAGAGGCACGACTGTAGATGAGCAGGCGCTTGTGGATGCGCTTCGGGAAGGAGAGATTTTCAGCGCCGGTCTTGATGTGTTTGAAAATGAACCTATCGGTGCAGACCATCCTCTCCTCAGCCTGTCCAATGTTGTGGTGCTCCCGCATATCGGCAGCGCCAGCGAAAAAACGCGCCGGGAGATGGCGGACATGACTGCAGATCATATTTTACAGGGGCTCCAGGGTCTTCCGCTCACGCATGAAGTGCCCGGAAAATAAAAAGCAACCCGCAAGCCTGAAATGGGCTGGCGGGTTGCTTTAGTTGTGTTATGACTTGTTCCAGGTAGCTGTACCATTTTTTTCTTCCTTCATTCGCTTGCGGAAGCGAACTGTTTCCGCGGTGATGACTCCGGAAAGCCCCAGGAGGGCGATCAGGTTTGGAGCTGCCATCAGGCCGTTCATCGTGTCTGCAAGTGACCAGACAATTCCGAACTGAACCACAGCGCCAAAGAATACAGCGATAACGAAAACGACGCGGTAGGCAAAAACAGCCCTATACGTTTTGAAAAGGTAATAAATACAGCGTTCTCCGTAGTAGGACCAGCCCAGAATAGTAGAATAGGCGAAGAAAATGAGTCCTACAGATACAATAATGCTTCCTGCAGGTCCCAGGAAGTGTTCAAATGTGGCGGCAGTCAGCGGAGCTCCGTCTAAATCACCGCTTACAAAGCTTTGGCCCATCACAAGAGAAATACCGGTAATGGAGCAAATAATGATTGTATCAATAAAAACCTGAGTCATGGAGACGAGCGCCTGCCGCCCCGGGTAATCGGTACGCGCAGCAGCTGCCGCAATTGGGGCGGAGCCAAGTCCTGCTTCGTTGGAGAAAACACCGCGTGCCACTCCGTACTGAATCACAACCCCAACGGCTCCGCCGGCTGCGGCCTGGCCGGTGAATGCATCGGAAACGATGGAGCCGACTGCGGCCGGAACGAGATCCAGATTGCCAAAAATAACAATCAGGCCACCGACCACATAAAAGACAGCCATAACCGGAACAATAAATGAAACGACCCGGCCAATCGATTTGATGCCGCCAAGAATCACAACCCCGGTTAAAATACTGAGCGCAATACCGGTGATCCAGGTAGGCACATTCCAGTTGGAGTCCAGCACATCGGCAACAGAGTTGGATTGGACAGTGTTGCCGATCCCAAATGCGGCAATTGCAGCAAATACGGCAAACAGGACGGCCAGCCATTTCCATCCGAGCCCTTTTTCTATGTAGTACATCGGTCCGCCGGCCATGCGGCCGCGTTCATCCTGAACCCGGTACTTCACAGCCAGAATAGCTTCCCCGTATTTTGTAGCCATTCCAAATAGTGCACTGATCCACATCCAGAAGACAGCACCCGGGCCGCCGATCACCACAGCTGTAGCAACGCCTGCGATGTTACCGGTCCCGACAGTCGCAGCCAGAGCGGTCATCAGCGATTGAAAGTGGGAGATGTCCCCCTCTGATTTTTTGTCCTGCTTGGAAAAGGCAAGCTTTAAGGCATAAGGAAGAGTAGAAAATTGCAAAAACCCTAAACGAACTGTTAAAAAGATACCTGTCCCCAAAATAAGAATTAAAAATGGAGGGCCCCACACAATGCCGCTGATGGTGGTAAGTAATTCTTCAACGCTGTTCATAAAACCTGACATATGTAACAACTCCTTTCCATAATGTAACTGTACATAAGATGTTATAAAGACGTGAACAGTTTGTTAGAAAAGTTTACTATAAAAATAATAAATTGGGTATATGTTTTGTAAAAATTATGAAAATTTCCAGGGGAGAAAAACAACAATTTCTTTAAAAGATTTAGAATATGATGTTTTAGGGAGAAAAGATTCGGGCATTCGTATAGGTAGACGTAATCGGATGAAGGAGGACTAGACAATGAAAAAAGTAAAAGTAGATGAAGTTTTTACAGAGGAAAAGGAACAGCTCCGTTATACAGATGGTGAATTAGAGGTCCGTGATGATAACGGAGAGGATTGGGAAGTGAAGCTGTACGGAGTCGAAAATCAGCGTTTCTTCACAGATGCCCTGAAAAATAACGAAAAGAAGCATTTAACATTTGAAACTGATAAAGGAAGCATGTACGGCCTCGTGTCCGTAGAAGCACTGGACAATGCCGGCGTGGCTAACGAAGACGTAGTAACGCTTGTAGGCACCGGACCGTTAAACGGTTTTTCGTAAGACAGAAAATAATTAAGAGTAAATAGCGGTGCAGGTGCTACAGCCTGGATCGTTATTTTTAACTTAAAGAGGGAATCATTTAAAATACTAAAGCATAAAGCAGGCAGCCGGTTTAATGGCTGCCTGCTTTATGT
Proteins encoded in this region:
- a CDS encoding D-glycerate dehydrogenase; protein product: MTKPHVFVTRPMPHWLTEKLEQEAVVDVWDKNEAVPEEELVRRTAEADGLFCTVSEPVTRNVIEQAPRLKIIATMAVGYNNIDLEAAEEKGVKVAHTPGILTETTADLTFALLMTAARRLPEAMDTIRQNEWGSWAPFAFTGQDIYGATLGIIGMGRIGEAVAKRAGGFDMNILYHNRSRKREAEERTGAVYAELNELLEQADFICVLAPATPETEKLINAEAFRKMKKSAVFINTSRGTTVDEQALVDALREGEIFSAGLDVFENEPIGADHPLLSLSNVVVLPHIGSASEKTRREMADMTADHILQGLQGLPLTHEVPGK
- a CDS encoding sodium:alanine symporter family protein, producing MSGFMNSVEELLTTISGIVWGPPFLILILGTGIFLTVRLGFLQFSTLPYALKLAFSKQDKKSEGDISHFQSLMTALAATVGTGNIAGVATAVVIGGPGAVFWMWISALFGMATKYGEAILAVKYRVQDERGRMAGGPMYYIEKGLGWKWLAVLFAVFAAIAAFGIGNTVQSNSVADVLDSNWNVPTWITGIALSILTGVVILGGIKSIGRVVSFIVPVMAVFYVVGGLIVIFGNLDLVPAAVGSIVSDAFTGQAAAGGAVGVVIQYGVARGVFSNEAGLGSAPIAAAAARTDYPGRQALVSMTQVFIDTIIICSITGISLVMGQSFVSGDLDGAPLTAATFEHFLGPAGSIIVSVGLIFFAYSTILGWSYYGERCIYYLFKTYRAVFAYRVVFVIAVFFGAVVQFGIVWSLADTMNGLMAAPNLIALLGLSGVITAETVRFRKRMKEEKNGTATWNKS